In Sulfitobacter albidus, the following proteins share a genomic window:
- a CDS encoding adenylyltransferase/cytidyltransferase family protein: MLTEISSRTVLTYGSFDMFHQGHARLLQRLARMGTELIVGCSTDSYNARMGVPAVQSYAQRRLMLESCRFVDRVIAEHEWEQKYTDIVNYNVFIFAMGEEWAGQFDHFEDVTRVTYIPRAELIGARQPFHDVAPLPALQAVAAG; this comes from the coding sequence ATGCTGACAGAAATTTCATCGCGAACCGTGCTGACCTACGGCTCATTCGACATGTTCCATCAGGGCCACGCGCGCCTTTTGCAACGGCTTGCCCGCATGGGCACAGAGCTGATCGTGGGATGCTCAACCGACAGCTACAACGCGCGCATGGGCGTTCCCGCCGTACAATCCTACGCGCAACGCCGACTGATGCTGGAAAGCTGCCGCTTTGTCGATCGCGTGATCGCCGAGCATGAGTGGGAGCAAAAATACACCGATATCGTGAATTACAACGTCTTCATCTTTGCGATGGGCGAGGAATGGGCGGGGCAATTTGATCATTTCGAGGATGTCACCCGCGTGACCTATATTCCACGCGCGGAACTGATCGGCGCCCGCCAGCCGTTCCATGACGTCGCCCCCCTGCCCGCGCTTCAGGCCGTTGCCGCAGGCTAG
- a CDS encoding DsbA family oxidoreductase, with product MTQTIKLDIMSDPICPWCYIGKAHLDRALSQHPDHPFEIEWHPFQLNPDMPAEGMDRRAYLEGKFGGKEGAVRAYAPVVEHAEKAGLKIDFEGMKRTPNTINAHRLIHWAGIEGRQTAAVSALFKAYFVECRDIGDAEVLADIADAIEMDASVVTRLLGTDSDLDDIRQRDAHSRSMGVNSVPTFIVGGQHAVPGAQPPELWAKVIAELTAEAGD from the coding sequence ATGACCCAGACCATCAAGCTCGACATCATGTCAGACCCGATCTGCCCGTGGTGCTATATCGGCAAGGCGCATCTGGACCGCGCCCTGTCCCAGCACCCCGATCACCCGTTCGAGATTGAATGGCATCCCTTCCAGCTCAACCCCGATATGCCCGCCGAGGGGATGGACCGCCGCGCCTATCTGGAGGGTAAATTCGGCGGCAAGGAAGGCGCCGTGCGCGCTTATGCGCCGGTGGTAGAGCATGCTGAAAAAGCCGGGCTCAAGATCGATTTCGAGGGGATGAAGCGCACCCCCAACACGATCAACGCCCACCGGCTGATCCATTGGGCCGGCATTGAGGGGCGCCAGACTGCCGCCGTCTCCGCGCTGTTCAAAGCCTATTTTGTCGAATGTCGCGATATCGGGGATGCCGAGGTGCTGGCAGACATCGCCGATGCGATCGAGATGGACGCAAGCGTCGTCACCCGCCTTCTGGGCACCGACAGTGACCTCGACGACATCCGCCAGCGCGACGCGCACAGCCGCTCGATGGGCGTGAATTCGGTGCCGACCTTCATCGTCGGCGGCCAACACGCGGTGCCCGGCGCACAGCCGCCCGAGCTTTGGGCCAAGGTCATCGCGGAGCTTACCGCAGAGGCCGGGGACTAA
- a CDS encoding class I adenylate-forming enzyme family protein: MQSLTDPSPQPPCPAPFNMAAHVLRHAPRLGDKTALCIVGAAPEVWSYADLHAAVLGTGTGLLRAGVTPGDRVLMRLGNTVDFPLAYLAALAIGAVPVPTAAALTTREVAPMIAALDPRVILSDPDVPCPDDPRSISREDLRAMRALPAADVHMGDADRPGYIIYTSGTSGRPRAVEHAHRAIWARQMMFDGWYGLRADDRVMHAGAFNWTYTLGTGLMDPWTMGATALIPAPGTKATDLPTLMADSGATIFAAAPGVYRQLTRAPVPALPRLRHGLSAGEKLADVTRAAWQDATGTPIFEAYGMSECSTFISASPARPAAPGALGCAQPGRRLALIEGGTPVARGAEGTIAVHRTDPGLMRGYLDAPDETAAKFADDWFLTGDRAVMDAQGQITYLGRDDDMMNAGGFRVSPLEVEQCLTAHPDITGAAAVEVTVKAGASVIAAYYTAAAPLDEDALHRYAEANLARYKQPRLYIHTDALPTGANGKLLRRQLRQRFEENT, encoded by the coding sequence ATGCAGTCGTTGACAGACCCCAGCCCGCAACCGCCCTGCCCCGCGCCGTTCAACATGGCCGCCCATGTGCTGCGCCACGCGCCACGTCTGGGCGACAAGACGGCGCTGTGCATCGTCGGTGCTGCCCCCGAAGTCTGGAGCTACGCCGATCTGCACGCGGCCGTTCTGGGCACCGGTACGGGGCTTTTGCGCGCGGGCGTAACCCCCGGTGACCGGGTGCTGATGCGGTTGGGCAATACGGTGGATTTCCCGCTCGCCTACCTTGCCGCGCTGGCCATCGGTGCGGTGCCCGTCCCGACCGCTGCCGCGCTCACCACGCGCGAAGTCGCCCCGATGATCGCGGCACTCGATCCGCGTGTGATCCTCAGCGACCCGGATGTGCCCTGCCCCGACGATCCACGCAGTATTTCGCGCGAGGATCTGCGCGCCATGCGCGCCCTGCCCGCGGCCGACGTGCACATGGGCGATGCGGATCGCCCCGGCTATATCATCTACACCTCCGGCACGTCCGGGCGCCCCCGCGCGGTGGAGCACGCGCATCGCGCGATCTGGGCGCGGCAAATGATGTTTGACGGCTGGTACGGTCTGCGCGCCGACGACCGGGTGATGCACGCGGGCGCCTTTAACTGGACCTATACGCTGGGCACCGGGCTCATGGATCCCTGGACCATGGGTGCCACGGCGCTGATTCCCGCGCCCGGTACGAAGGCCACGGATTTGCCGACACTGATGGCCGACAGCGGTGCCACGATCTTTGCCGCAGCACCCGGAGTCTACCGCCAGCTGACCCGCGCGCCCGTCCCTGCGCTGCCCCGTCTGCGCCACGGGTTGAGCGCGGGCGAAAAGCTGGCTGATGTGACGCGCGCGGCGTGGCAGGACGCCACCGGCACGCCGATCTTTGAGGCTTACGGGATGTCGGAATGCTCCACCTTCATCTCGGCCAGCCCCGCGCGACCCGCCGCCCCCGGCGCGCTGGGATGCGCGCAGCCGGGACGGCGCCTTGCGCTGATCGAAGGTGGCACCCCCGTGGCGCGCGGCGCAGAGGGTACCATCGCCGTGCACCGCACAGATCCGGGTCTGATGCGCGGCTATCTGGACGCCCCCGATGAGACGGCGGCGAAGTTCGCCGACGACTGGTTTTTGACCGGCGACCGCGCGGTGATGGATGCGCAGGGCCAGATCACGTACCTGGGCCGCGACGACGATATGATGAACGCCGGGGGCTTCCGCGTCTCCCCGCTTGAGGTTGAGCAATGCCTGACCGCGCATCCCGACATCACCGGTGCTGCCGCCGTGGAAGTCACTGTCAAGGCGGGGGCCAGCGTGATCGCGGCCTACTATACCGCCGCCGCGCCACTGGACGAGGACGCCCTGCACCGATATGCCGAGGCCAATCTGGCGCGCTACAAACAGCCGCGCCTTTATATTCATACCGATGCCCTTCCCACCGGGGCCAACGGCAAATTGCTGCGCCGCCAGCTGCGCCAGCGTTTCGAGGAAAACACATGA
- a CDS encoding helix-turn-helix domain-containing protein, producing MTDDAPKSMIQLAREDGAHHTVPPVDLGARVRELRKARAWTLEQAASQAGLARSTLSKIENGQMSPTYDALKKLAVGLEITIPQLFTPPASDQINGRMALTRMGEGTAKATTTYEHELLADSLRKKQMLPYRARIRARAMEEFDGWVRHDGEEFLYVLTGVVKLFTEFYEPIEMRRGDSAYYDAAMGHNVISTSAEDATILWVTSLV from the coding sequence ATGACAGATGATGCCCCCAAATCCATGATCCAGCTCGCCCGCGAGGACGGCGCACACCATACGGTGCCGCCCGTCGATCTGGGCGCGCGTGTGCGCGAGCTGCGCAAGGCGCGCGCCTGGACACTTGAGCAGGCGGCAAGTCAGGCGGGCCTTGCCCGATCCACCCTGTCCAAGATCGAAAACGGGCAGATGTCGCCCACCTATGACGCGCTGAAAAAGCTGGCCGTGGGGCTTGAGATCACGATCCCGCAGCTTTTTACGCCGCCTGCGTCGGATCAGATCAACGGGCGCATGGCGCTGACGCGGATGGGTGAGGGGACGGCAAAGGCCACGACCACATACGAGCACGAGCTGCTGGCCGACAGCTTGCGCAAAAAGCAGATGCTGCCCTATCGCGCCCGCATCCGTGCCCGCGCGATGGAGGAGTTCGACGGCTGGGTGCGCCACGACGGCGAAGAATTCCTGTACGTGCTGACCGGCGTGGTCAAACTCTTTACCGAGTTTTACGAGCCCATCGAGATGCGGCGCGGCGACAGCGCGTATTATGACGCGGCGATGGGGCACAACGTGATCTCCACCTCCGCCGAGGATGCGACCATCCTGTGGGTGACGTCACTCGTCTAG
- a CDS encoding aquaporin, translating into MIRKLCAEGLGSAMLLIAVIGSGIMGESLAQGNAAVTLLANAIATGCMLFVIITVLGPISGAHFNPAVSLAFLLRGQITRPACAGYVAVQITGAFLGVWAAHAMFDLPILQLSETLHRTGPAQWLSEILATLGLMFVIFGGLRSRPDAVPVLVALYITGAYWFTSSTSFANPAVTLARGVSDTFAGIYPGHIVMFVVMQILAVFIAHATLRPLLDE; encoded by the coding sequence ATGATCCGTAAACTCTGCGCCGAAGGTTTGGGCAGTGCGATGCTGCTGATCGCGGTCATCGGGTCGGGGATCATGGGGGAGTCTTTGGCGCAGGGAAATGCGGCGGTCACGCTCTTGGCCAATGCGATTGCGACGGGGTGCATGCTTTTTGTCATCATCACCGTTCTGGGGCCGATTTCAGGCGCGCATTTCAACCCGGCGGTCAGCCTCGCGTTTCTGCTGCGCGGGCAGATCACGCGCCCTGCCTGCGCGGGCTATGTGGCCGTCCAGATCACTGGCGCATTCCTTGGCGTCTGGGCCGCGCACGCGATGTTCGATCTGCCGATCCTTCAGCTCAGCGAAACGCTGCACCGCACCGGCCCCGCGCAGTGGCTGTCGGAGATCCTCGCCACGCTTGGCCTCATGTTCGTGATCTTTGGCGGGCTGCGGTCGCGCCCCGACGCGGTGCCGGTGCTTGTCGCGCTCTATATCACCGGAGCCTATTGGTTCACCTCATCGACCAGCTTTGCCAATCCGGCAGTGACACTGGCGCGCGGGGTCTCGGACACGTTCGCGGGCATCTATCCAGGTCATATCGTGATGTTCGTCGTCATGCAGATCTTGGCCGTGTTCATCGCGCACGCCACGCTGCGGCCCCTGCTAGACGAGTGA
- a CDS encoding extracellular solute-binding protein produces the protein MTSDFFQKTRGVVAVSSLILWGIAAGASPQHGISMYGAPALPADFGALPYVNPDAPKGGVITLGNTGGFDSLNPFVLKGTVPWQLGFFTHETLMGRSFDEPFTLYGLLAETVETDAERSWVEFTLRDGTTFSDGSPLTVDDVIFSFELLGTEGHPRYRTLYTQIERIEQTAERSVRLTFNTPNRELALLAGMRPIISRAQWEGRDFANAPVQEVPVGSGPYTVSDYETGRFVKLTRNPDYWGADVPFRRGTHNFDEITLDFYGDSKVLFEGFKAGEISAVREFNAETWASQYTFPAVTRGDIVKTVVPHEKPSGMTGFVMNTRRAPFDDWRVRDALIQAFNFEYINDTLTGGAQPRITSYFSNSVLGYVPGPAVGRVAEMLSAYQDTLPPGTIEGYALPVADGSARNRAGLRAATAQLQAAGLSVEDGTLRRGDGTPVAFTILIQKGSTEDIAIAELYGQALERLGIAVTIDAVDDAQYFARTGSFDFDMTTFRRALSLSPGNEQKFYWGSEAADQEGSRNLMGARNPAIDAMIETMLTARESADFIAATRALDRILTAGRFVIPFWSYTEGRIAHVSEMKYPDTLPIYGDGPEWMPGVWWWEAE, from the coding sequence ATGACTTCTGATTTTTTCCAGAAGACGCGGGGCGTTGTCGCCGTTTCTTCACTGATTCTCTGGGGAATCGCCGCTGGCGCTTCCCCGCAGCACGGGATTTCGATGTATGGGGCGCCCGCCCTGCCCGCCGATTTCGGCGCGCTGCCCTATGTCAACCCTGATGCGCCCAAGGGCGGGGTGATCACGCTGGGCAATACCGGCGGCTTCGACAGTCTCAATCCGTTTGTGCTCAAGGGCACAGTGCCGTGGCAGCTTGGCTTTTTCACCCATGAGACGCTTATGGGCCGCTCATTTGACGAACCCTTCACGCTTTACGGTCTTCTGGCCGAGACGGTCGAGACGGACGCAGAGCGGAGCTGGGTCGAATTCACCCTGCGCGACGGCACGACATTTTCGGACGGCAGCCCGCTGACGGTGGACGATGTGATCTTTTCGTTCGAGCTTCTGGGCACCGAGGGCCACCCGCGCTACCGCACGCTCTACACCCAGATCGAGCGGATCGAGCAAACCGCAGAGCGCAGCGTCCGCCTGACCTTCAACACCCCCAACCGCGAGCTTGCCCTGCTCGCGGGTATGCGTCCCATCATCAGCCGCGCACAGTGGGAGGGGCGCGATTTCGCCAATGCCCCCGTGCAAGAGGTGCCCGTCGGCTCCGGGCCCTACACGGTCAGCGACTACGAGACCGGGCGCTTCGTCAAGCTGACCCGCAATCCCGACTATTGGGGCGCGGATGTCCCCTTCCGGCGCGGAACTCACAACTTTGACGAAATTACGCTGGATTTCTACGGCGATAGCAAGGTTCTGTTCGAAGGGTTCAAGGCCGGCGAAATCTCTGCCGTGCGCGAATTCAACGCCGAGACATGGGCCAGCCAATATACGTTCCCTGCCGTGACGCGCGGCGATATCGTCAAGACGGTCGTGCCACACGAAAAACCGTCCGGCATGACGGGATTCGTGATGAACACCCGGCGCGCGCCCTTTGACGATTGGCGCGTGCGCGATGCGCTGATCCAGGCGTTCAATTTCGAATACATCAACGACACGCTGACCGGCGGCGCGCAGCCGCGCATCACGTCCTATTTTTCCAATTCCGTTCTGGGCTATGTGCCCGGCCCCGCCGTGGGCCGCGTTGCCGAAATGCTGTCGGCCTATCAGGATACCCTGCCGCCCGGCACGATCGAAGGCTACGCGCTGCCTGTCGCCGATGGCTCTGCGCGCAACCGTGCGGGGCTGCGGGCCGCAACAGCGCAGTTGCAGGCCGCGGGGCTCAGCGTCGAGGACGGCACGCTGCGGCGCGGGGACGGCACGCCCGTCGCCTTTACCATCCTGATCCAGAAAGGCAGCACCGAAGACATCGCCATCGCCGAACTCTACGGTCAGGCGCTTGAACGGTTGGGCATTGCCGTCACCATCGACGCGGTGGATGACGCACAGTATTTCGCACGCACCGGCAGTTTTGATTTCGACATGACGACCTTTCGCCGTGCGCTGTCGCTGAGCCCGGGAAATGAGCAGAAGTTCTATTGGGGCAGCGAGGCCGCCGATCAGGAAGGGTCGCGCAATCTGATGGGCGCGCGCAATCCAGCCATCGACGCGATGATCGAAACGATGCTGACCGCCCGCGAATCGGCGGATTTCATCGCGGCCACCCGCGCGCTTGACCGGATCCTGACCGCCGGACGCTTTGTGATCCCCTTCTGGTCCTATACCGAGGGGCGTATCGCCCACGTCAGCGAGATGAAATACCCCGACACGCTGCCGATCTACGGCGACGGGCCGGAATGGATGCCCGGCGTGTGGTGGTGGGAGGCGGAGTAG
- a CDS encoding 3-hydroxybutyrate dehydrogenase: MALTYDLSGKTAIITGSNSGIGLGIAQQLAQAGADVVLNSFTDRKEDHALAEEIANVTGVKARYIKADMSKGEECRKLIEEAGACDILINNAGIQHVEPIDKFPTEKWDAIIAINLSSAFHTTAAALPMMRKAGWGRVINISSAHGLTASPYKSAYIAAKHGIIGLTKTTALETAEEPITANAICPGYVLTPLVESQIPDTMKEYDMGREEVIKNVMLKRQPSKEFATVEQMGGTAAFLCSAAADQITGTHISVDGGWTAL; encoded by the coding sequence ATGGCACTTACCTACGATCTCAGCGGAAAGACCGCGATCATCACGGGCTCGAACTCCGGCATCGGGCTGGGGATCGCGCAGCAGCTGGCGCAGGCGGGGGCCGATGTGGTTCTCAACTCCTTCACCGACCGCAAGGAAGATCACGCGCTTGCCGAAGAGATCGCCAATGTCACGGGGGTTAAGGCCCGCTATATCAAGGCCGATATGTCCAAGGGCGAGGAATGCCGCAAGCTGATCGAAGAGGCCGGCGCCTGCGATATCCTGATCAACAACGCGGGCATCCAGCATGTGGAGCCCATCGACAAATTCCCGACCGAAAAATGGGATGCGATCATCGCGATAAACCTCAGCTCGGCCTTTCATACCACCGCCGCCGCCCTGCCGATGATGCGCAAGGCGGGTTGGGGCCGGGTGATCAATATCTCCTCGGCGCATGGTCTGACGGCCTCGCCCTATAAATCCGCCTATATCGCGGCCAAGCACGGGATCATCGGCCTGACCAAGACCACCGCGCTTGAAACCGCGGAGGAACCGATTACCGCAAACGCGATCTGCCCCGGCTACGTGCTGACGCCGCTTGTCGAATCGCAGATCCCCGACACCATGAAGGAATACGACATGGGCCGCGAGGAGGTGATCAAGAACGTGATGCTCAAGCGTCAACCGTCCAAGGAATTCGCGACGGTGGAGCAGATGGGCGGCACGGCGGCTTTCCTGTGCTCGGCCGCGGCGGATCAGATCACCGGCACGCACATCAGCGTCGACGGCGGCTGGACCGCCCTTTGA
- a CDS encoding NAD(P)-binding domain-containing protein translates to MTQETDILDCCIVGAGPAGLQAAYLLRKKGLRVKLLERGDGVSGFFRKFPRHRNFISINKVHTGLDDADARLRYDWNSLLNDEGLEVRDFTKRYFPKADDYVRYLERFAETLEEEIVLNADVCRISKTDDVFTLACADGRRFDARHVVVSSGVTQPWLPDVEGVELTENYMDFDATQERFDNKRVLILGKGNAAFETAQKMIEHAAAIHVMSPNPIKFAWNTHFVGHVRAVNTQFIDTYQLKSQNAVVDANPVRIERDGDTYLVHARMTAAEDHEIVLRYDHVICCTGFRWDASILDADIRPALRHFDKFPEMTPQWEAKSTPNLWFAGTIMQSRDFKKTMSGFVHGFRHNIAALAHFIAERATGAALPSDRIDVDGPALVDTIIDRISLSSAMFLQPGFLGDVIHVGGPQAGTRYRDMPVQWLAENPAFLSEDALVVTLEFGNFGDTPTHVKRAHTAYEGEPDPFIHPVIRHYRAGECVGQVHLSDHLDADWRRIDDKEETAGTVTAMTFADLGQTLPIAEVVRAQIDGFLTTQGLRTALAAE, encoded by the coding sequence ATGACACAAGAAACCGACATTCTGGATTGCTGCATTGTGGGCGCAGGCCCGGCGGGATTGCAGGCGGCGTATCTTCTGCGCAAGAAAGGCCTGCGGGTAAAGCTGCTTGAGCGTGGCGACGGCGTCAGCGGATTTTTCCGTAAGTTCCCGCGCCACCGCAATTTTATCTCGATCAACAAGGTGCACACCGGGCTTGACGACGCGGACGCGCGGCTGCGCTACGACTGGAACAGCCTGCTCAACGACGAGGGGCTGGAGGTGCGCGACTTCACCAAAAGATACTTTCCCAAGGCTGACGACTACGTGCGCTATCTTGAGCGGTTTGCCGAGACCCTCGAGGAGGAGATCGTGCTTAATGCCGATGTCTGCCGGATTTCGAAAACCGACGATGTGTTCACCCTCGCCTGTGCGGACGGGCGCCGCTTTGACGCGCGTCACGTGGTCGTCTCCTCCGGTGTCACGCAACCATGGCTGCCGGATGTCGAGGGCGTCGAGCTGACCGAAAATTACATGGATTTCGACGCCACGCAGGAAAGGTTCGACAACAAGCGTGTGCTGATCCTCGGCAAGGGCAACGCCGCCTTCGAGACCGCACAAAAGATGATCGAACACGCGGCAGCCATCCATGTGATGAGCCCGAACCCGATCAAATTTGCCTGGAACACGCATTTTGTCGGCCACGTGCGCGCGGTGAACACGCAATTCATCGACACCTACCAGCTGAAATCGCAAAACGCCGTGGTCGACGCAAACCCGGTCCGCATCGAGCGGGACGGCGATACCTACCTTGTGCACGCGCGCATGACCGCCGCCGAAGACCACGAGATCGTTCTGCGCTACGATCATGTCATCTGCTGCACGGGCTTTCGCTGGGATGCGAGCATCCTCGACGCAGACATCCGCCCCGCCCTGCGCCATTTCGACAAATTCCCCGAAATGACCCCGCAGTGGGAGGCGAAATCCACGCCGAACCTGTGGTTTGCGGGCACGATCATGCAAAGCCGCGATTTCAAGAAAACCATGTCGGGATTCGTGCACGGGTTTCGCCATAACATCGCAGCACTTGCGCATTTCATCGCCGAACGCGCGACGGGGGCCGCCTTGCCCAGTGATCGCATCGACGTCGACGGCCCCGCGCTGGTCGATACCATCATCGACCGCATCAGCCTGAGTTCGGCGATGTTTTTGCAGCCGGGCTTTCTGGGCGACGTGATCCACGTTGGTGGGCCGCAGGCGGGCACACGCTATCGCGACATGCCCGTACAATGGCTGGCGGAAAACCCTGCGTTCCTGAGCGAGGATGCGCTGGTCGTGACGCTTGAGTTCGGCAATTTTGGTGACACGCCCACCCACGTCAAGCGCGCGCATACCGCTTACGAGGGCGAGCCCGATCCCTTCATCCACCCGGTGATCCGCCACTACCGGGCCGGGGAATGCGTGGGGCAGGTTCATCTGTCGGATCACCTTGACGCCGATTGGCGCCGGATTGACGACAAGGAAGAGACGGCGGGCACAGTGACGGCCATGACCTTCGCCGATCTGGGCCAGACGTTGCCTATTGCCGAAGTCGTGCGCGCGCAAATCGACGGGTTTCTGACGACGCAGGGCCTGCGCACCGCCTTGGCCGCCGAATAG
- a CDS encoding patatin-like phospholipase family protein, which produces MASKKQINLALQGGGAHGAFTWGVLDRLLQEDDLEVCGISGTSAGALNGAALKAGMVTGGREGARENLDWLWAQVAGTDDLRMADWMAPFGLRALSTQIENSLPYIVGDNLTRVMSPYGYGPFYANPLRDIVTKFNYDPICNGQAPLFFVGATRVRNGKIRVFSGDEIGPEALMASACLPTVFQAVEIFDKTTDRVEAFWDGGFTGNPALFPLFEANLPDDIVIININPLERDEVPTTPQQIQNRINEISFNSSLLRELRAIEFVQRLIDEGTMPSDRMSRVRIHMIADDALMAQLSAATKLVPNPAVIKKLKEAGIVAAESFLRDDIDNIGKKSSVDLRAMFA; this is translated from the coding sequence ATGGCCAGCAAGAAGCAGATCAACCTCGCCCTTCAGGGCGGCGGCGCGCATGGGGCCTTTACCTGGGGCGTGCTGGACCGTCTCTTGCAGGAAGACGATCTGGAGGTCTGCGGGATTTCCGGCACCTCGGCGGGGGCATTGAATGGCGCGGCCCTGAAGGCGGGGATGGTTACGGGGGGGCGCGAGGGGGCGCGCGAAAACCTTGATTGGCTCTGGGCGCAGGTGGCGGGCACCGATGATCTGCGCATGGCGGATTGGATGGCGCCCTTTGGCCTCAGGGCGCTGAGCACGCAGATCGAGAATTCGCTGCCCTATATCGTTGGTGACAACCTCACGCGGGTGATGTCGCCCTATGGCTACGGGCCGTTCTACGCCAACCCGCTGCGCGACATCGTGACCAAGTTCAACTACGATCCGATCTGCAACGGGCAGGCGCCGCTGTTCTTTGTCGGCGCCACACGCGTGCGCAACGGCAAGATCCGCGTGTTCAGCGGGGATGAGATCGGACCCGAGGCGCTCATGGCCTCCGCCTGCCTGCCGACGGTGTTTCAGGCGGTCGAGATCTTTGACAAGACGACCGACCGGGTCGAGGCGTTCTGGGACGGTGGATTTACCGGTAATCCCGCGCTTTTCCCGCTGTTCGAGGCCAATTTGCCGGACGATATCGTCATCATCAACATCAACCCGCTTGAGCGCGACGAGGTGCCGACGACGCCGCAGCAGATCCAGAATCGCATCAACGAGATCAGCTTCAACTCAAGCCTGTTGCGGGAGCTGCGCGCGATTGAATTCGTGCAGCGCCTGATCGACGAGGGCACGATGCCAAGCGATCGCATGAGCCGGGTGCGGATCCACATGATTGCCGATGACGCGTTGATGGCGCAACTGTCGGCGGCGACGAAACTGGTGCCCAATCCGGCGGTCATCAAAAAGCTCAAGGAAGCGGGCATCGTCGCTGCCGAAAGCTTCCTGCGCGACGATATCGACAACATCGGAAAGAAAAGCAGCGTCGATCTGCGCGCGATGTTCGCCTGA
- a CDS encoding DUF502 domain-containing protein — MAGLRANFLTGLIVIAPVGLTIWLIWSVVGWIDGFVLPLVPNAWQPDHLIQTYLGLDPSVQINIRGIGVVIFLLFTCLIGWMAKGLIGRSFIRFGESLVERTPVVRSIYSGIKQISETIFAQSERSFETACLIEYPRRGIWAIGFVSTTAKGEIAQKSGGDTAMMSIFLPTTPNPTSGFLLFLPASDVITLDMSVEDAAKLVISAGLVYPNAKAFENGAPPIADLNARG, encoded by the coding sequence ATCGCCGGGCTCAGGGCAAATTTTCTGACCGGTCTTATCGTGATCGCCCCCGTCGGCCTCACCATCTGGCTGATCTGGAGCGTTGTGGGCTGGATCGACGGATTCGTGCTGCCGCTTGTGCCGAACGCGTGGCAGCCCGATCATCTGATCCAGACCTATCTGGGCCTCGATCCGTCGGTGCAGATCAACATTCGCGGCATCGGCGTAGTAATCTTCCTGCTGTTCACCTGCCTCATCGGGTGGATGGCCAAGGGGCTGATCGGCCGGTCCTTCATCCGCTTCGGCGAAAGCCTTGTGGAGCGGACGCCGGTCGTGCGCTCGATCTATTCGGGCATCAAACAGATCTCCGAGACGATCTTTGCCCAGTCGGAGCGCAGTTTCGAGACCGCCTGCCTGATCGAATATCCGCGCCGCGGCATCTGGGCCATCGGATTTGTCTCGACCACCGCCAAGGGTGAGATTGCGCAGAAATCCGGCGGAGATACGGCGATGATGTCGATCTTTCTGCCGACCACGCCGAACCCCACATCCGGTTTTTTGCTGTTCCTGCCGGCCAGTGATGTCATCACCCTCGACATGAGCGTGGAGGATGCCGCGAAACTGGTGATTTCGGCGGGCCTTGTGTACCCCAATGCCAAGGCGTTTGAGAATGGCGCGCCGCCGATTGCAGATCTGAACGCGCGCGGCTGA